One window of the Desulfovibrio sp. genome contains the following:
- a CDS encoding type I secretion system permease/ATPase has translation MDNFSSPGSGEQAKPPVSGHATGSQAADNGADSSTEHREISQQAAAAPPRSAPSMGPLRPSDVDFMPGLLRSLSVLLRLRGRAVSPHVLMAGLSGSNVTPQSCLRAARKAGLTGRIAYRPELADIPGLVLPCILLLSHDRSCVLTALDGDMAEVVFPETYESAQLVPIEALKEEYSGYALFAAVEALPEDRTERLSIGRGKRWFWDVLRYYAPIYRHVALASVVINLIAVGSPLFVMNVYDRVVPNNAVETLWVLASGICIIYLFNFLLSALRTHFVDVAGRNADIVLSSSLVEKVLSMRLDAKPESTGALVNNLREFEQLREFFSSSSLLACIDLPFLVIFLLLTAFIGGPMVMLSVGAMPVMIGIGLLLQHRSRECAEASYKQNMQKNALLVEIVGGLETLKSCMAESRMQKLWESVVGLSAKSNSDSRKYNNLAVTSSMLVTQIVTVAMVVWGVYRISDGLMTMGALIGCNILVGRTMAPLLQMASLLTRMQNSQVALKALDMLMMLPSENQMEKTCMDFGMLRPSFTMEGVSFAYPRQDRLALENISLRIEPGERVGVIGPMGSGKSTLSKLLIGLYQPKDGAVKFGDVDIRQIPSMELRSRVGVLPQDVVLFYGSVRENIALGDPTINDHLILRAASLAGVTDFLRNNPAGFAAQVGEQGKALSGGQRQAVALARALVRDPEVLILDEPTSNMDTDSELMLQKRLQAVIGGRTLVLVTHRLSMLRIVDRLIVMENGQIKLDGPRDVVLQTLRERSQKNMNNAEQAARHGDTPHAHENAASA, from the coding sequence ATGGACAATTTTTCTTCTCCGGGGTCGGGCGAACAGGCCAAGCCCCCTGTTTCAGGCCATGCAACCGGCAGTCAGGCAGCTGACAACGGGGCTGATTCTTCAACAGAGCACAGGGAGATAAGCCAGCAGGCTGCTGCCGCTCCGCCGCGTTCTGCACCCTCCATGGGGCCGCTGCGTCCTTCAGATGTGGATTTTATGCCAGGTCTGTTGCGCAGCCTCTCTGTTCTGTTGCGTCTTCGCGGCCGTGCTGTTTCACCCCACGTGCTCATGGCCGGGCTCTCCGGCAGCAACGTTACGCCGCAGTCGTGCCTGCGGGCGGCCCGCAAGGCCGGTCTGACTGGCCGCATTGCCTATCGCCCCGAACTCGCAGATATCCCCGGTCTGGTACTGCCCTGCATTCTGCTGCTCAGCCATGACCGCTCGTGTGTGCTTACCGCTCTTGATGGCGACATGGCCGAGGTGGTTTTTCCTGAAACCTACGAAAGCGCGCAGCTTGTGCCGATAGAGGCGCTGAAGGAAGAATACTCTGGCTATGCTCTGTTTGCGGCTGTGGAGGCCCTGCCCGAAGACAGAACCGAGCGCCTCAGCATAGGGCGCGGCAAGCGCTGGTTTTGGGATGTGTTGCGTTATTATGCCCCCATTTACAGGCATGTGGCACTGGCAAGCGTGGTTATCAACCTCATTGCCGTCGGCAGCCCCCTGTTTGTCATGAACGTGTACGACCGCGTGGTTCCCAACAATGCCGTTGAGACATTGTGGGTACTGGCCAGCGGCATATGCATAATCTACCTGTTCAACTTCCTGCTTTCGGCCTTGCGCACGCATTTTGTGGACGTGGCGGGGCGCAATGCCGACATTGTGCTTTCCAGTTCGCTGGTTGAAAAAGTGCTCTCCATGCGGCTTGACGCCAAGCCAGAATCCACCGGTGCTCTGGTCAACAATCTGCGTGAATTTGAGCAGTTGCGCGAATTTTTCAGCTCTTCAAGCCTGCTTGCCTGCATCGATCTACCCTTTCTGGTTATTTTTTTGCTGCTTACGGCCTTTATTGGTGGCCCCATGGTCATGCTGTCTGTGGGGGCCATGCCCGTAATGATTGGCATCGGCCTGCTGTTGCAGCACCGCTCGCGCGAGTGCGCCGAGGCCAGCTACAAGCAGAACATGCAAAAAAATGCCCTGCTGGTCGAAATTGTGGGCGGCCTGGAAACCCTCAAAAGCTGCATGGCCGAAAGCCGCATGCAAAAGCTGTGGGAATCGGTGGTGGGACTTTCTGCAAAGTCAAACAGCGATTCGCGCAAATACAACAATCTGGCTGTGACTTCCTCCATGCTTGTCACGCAGATCGTTACCGTGGCCATGGTGGTGTGGGGCGTGTACCGCATTTCTGACGGCCTCATGACCATGGGCGCGCTTATAGGCTGCAATATTCTGGTGGGCCGCACCATGGCGCCCCTGCTCCAGATGGCTTCGCTGCTCACACGAATGCAAAATTCGCAGGTGGCGCTCAAGGCTTTGGATATGCTGATGATGTTGCCTTCTGAAAACCAGATGGAAAAAACCTGCATGGACTTTGGCATGTTGCGGCCATCGTTTACCATGGAGGGGGTTTCTTTTGCCTATCCCCGGCAGGATAGGCTGGCGCTGGAAAATATTTCGCTGCGGATTGAGCCGGGTGAGCGGGTGGGCGTCATTGGTCCCATGGGTTCTGGCAAAAGTACGCTCTCCAAGCTGCTTATTGGTCTGTACCAACCCAAAGACGGGGCCGTGAAGTTCGGCGACGTGGACATCAGGCAGATTCCCAGTATGGAGCTGCGCAGCCGCGTGGGTGTTCTGCCCCAGGATGTGGTGCTGTTTTATGGCAGTGTGCGCGAAAACATTGCCCTGGGCGACCCCACAATAAACGACCACCTCATTCTGCGCGCCGCGTCCTTGGCTGGTGTTACAGACTTTTTGCGCAATAATCCCGCCGGGTTTGCTGCCCAGGTGGGCGAGCAGGGCAAGGCGCTCTCTGGCGGGCAGCGTCAGGCCGTGGCGCTTGCACGTGCACTGGTGCGCGACCCCGAGGTACTTATCCTCGACGAGCCCACAAGCAATATGGACACGGATTCCGAACTGATGCTGCAAAAAAGGCTGCAAGCAGTTATCGGCGGGCGCACTCTGGTGCTGGTTACACACAGGCTTTCAATGCTGCGCATCGTGGATCGGCTTATCGTAATGGAAAACGGCCAGATCAAGCTGGACGGCCCGCGCGATGTGGTTTTGCAGACTTTGCGCGAGCGTTCGCAAAAAAATATGAACAATGCGGAACAGGCCGCCAGACATGGTGACACGCCGCATGCGCATGAAAATGCTGCAAGCGCCTGA